One stretch of Streptomyces hygroscopicus DNA includes these proteins:
- a CDS encoding GntR family transcriptional regulator translates to MDYPNDQAPGAPVRSGIPEHGRVPKYYAVKAQIDRLVDELGEGSPIPTERDLSERFEVARETVRQALRELVLEGKLRRRGRGTVVAGPKLAQPLSLASYTEGVRRQGRTPGRALVTLDRFPCPDALAAETGLTRGEPVWHLERVLLADDERVGLESTYVAEARVPDLDTAFDPDSSFYAYLAERDIVFGDADERIETVLATPREALLIGTPPALPMLLIHRVSRDTAGRPLERVRTLYRGDRFSFTTHLSG, encoded by the coding sequence GTGGACTACCCGAACGACCAGGCCCCCGGCGCCCCCGTCCGCTCCGGCATCCCGGAGCACGGCCGCGTGCCCAAGTACTACGCCGTCAAGGCCCAGATCGACCGGCTGGTGGACGAGTTGGGAGAGGGCTCCCCCATCCCCACCGAGCGTGATCTCTCCGAGCGGTTCGAGGTCGCCCGGGAGACGGTGCGCCAGGCGCTGCGCGAGCTGGTGCTGGAGGGCAAGCTGCGGCGGCGGGGCCGCGGCACGGTGGTCGCGGGCCCCAAGCTGGCGCAGCCGCTGTCGCTGGCCAGCTACACCGAGGGCGTACGGCGCCAGGGGCGCACCCCCGGCCGTGCGCTGGTCACCCTCGACCGCTTCCCCTGCCCCGACGCACTCGCCGCCGAGACCGGCCTGACCCGCGGCGAGCCCGTCTGGCATCTGGAACGGGTGCTGCTCGCGGATGACGAGCGGGTCGGCCTGGAGAGCACGTATGTGGCCGAGGCCCGCGTGCCCGATCTGGACACCGCCTTCGATCCGGACTCGTCCTTCTACGCCTACCTCGCCGAGCGGGACATCGTCTTCGGCGACGCCGACGAACGGATCGAGACCGTGCTCGCCACACCGCGCGAGGCCCTGCTCATCGGCACCCCGCCGGCCCTGCCGATGCTGCTCATCCACCGTGTTTCGCGGGACACCGCCGGGCGTCCGCTGGAGCGGGTGCGGACGCTGTACCGGGGCGACCGGTTCTCCTTCACGACACATCTGAGCGGCTGA
- a CDS encoding FAD-dependent oxidoreductase, translating to MRVIVVGAGVVGTMHAWHAVERGHEVVQIERETEARGASLRNFGQIWVSGRAGGEELGTALRARELWEDIGGRVPALGFRPNGSLTPVRGELELAVAEAAVARADAAVRGYKLLTAGEARALNPALRGEFDAALYCERDAAVEPRTAQLALRAELLNSPRYTFLPGREVREVIGERAVRDDHGEVHTGDAVVLCTGAWLGGLVRELAGPDLPVRRVRLQMMQTGPLGEPLTTSVADADSFRYYPAYASPALEELNARQPQADTAGEHRMQLLMVQRADGGLTIGDTHEYEHPFAFDTLEDPYDHLTGVVESLLGRPLPKIRRRWAGVYAQCTDTSRVVHRQRVRDGVWLVTGPGGRGMTCSPAIAETTANELGW from the coding sequence GTGAGAGTGATAGTCGTCGGAGCCGGCGTGGTGGGCACCATGCACGCCTGGCACGCAGTGGAACGCGGCCATGAGGTCGTACAGATCGAGCGCGAGACGGAGGCTCGCGGCGCCTCGCTACGCAATTTCGGCCAGATCTGGGTGAGCGGCCGAGCGGGGGGCGAGGAGCTGGGCACCGCGCTGCGGGCCCGGGAGCTGTGGGAGGACATCGGCGGCCGCGTTCCGGCGCTGGGCTTCCGTCCGAACGGCTCCCTGACCCCGGTCCGCGGCGAGCTGGAGCTGGCCGTCGCCGAAGCCGCCGTCGCCCGCGCGGACGCCGCCGTGCGCGGCTACAAGCTGCTGACCGCGGGCGAGGCACGGGCCCTCAACCCCGCGCTGCGCGGGGAGTTCGACGCCGCCCTGTACTGCGAGCGGGACGCGGCCGTCGAGCCGCGCACCGCCCAGCTCGCCCTGCGCGCCGAGTTGCTGAACTCCCCGCGGTACACGTTCCTGCCCGGCCGCGAGGTGCGGGAGGTGATCGGCGAGCGGGCCGTCCGCGACGACCACGGCGAGGTGCACACCGGTGACGCCGTCGTCCTGTGCACCGGCGCCTGGCTCGGCGGCCTGGTCCGCGAGCTGGCCGGTCCGGATCTGCCGGTGCGCCGCGTCCGGCTCCAGATGATGCAGACCGGCCCCCTGGGCGAGCCGCTGACCACCTCGGTCGCCGACGCCGACAGCTTCCGCTACTACCCGGCGTACGCCTCCCCCGCCCTGGAGGAGCTGAACGCGCGGCAGCCGCAGGCCGACACGGCCGGGGAGCACCGTATGCAGCTGCTGATGGTGCAGCGCGCCGACGGCGGACTGACCATCGGCGACACCCACGAGTACGAGCACCCCTTCGCCTTCGACACCCTCGAGGACCCCTACGACCACCTCACCGGCGTCGTGGAGTCCCTCCTCGGCCGCCCGCTGCCGAAGATCCGGCGCCGCTGGGCCGGGGTGTACGCACAGTGCACCGACACCAGCCGGGTCGTGCACCGCCAGCGGGTGCGCGACGGTGTCTGGCTGGTCACCGGGCCCGGCGGGCGCGGTATGACCTGCTCGCCCGCGATAGCCGAAACCACCGCGAACGAACTGGGCTGGTGA
- a CDS encoding catecholic dioxygenase, translating to MGEIVGAGLLAHVPTIVLPEETRRELNDGKEITLVTGLRQLREDVFERDDYDTVVVLDSHWATTVEFVVTAQPRRAGLYTSEELPRGMCRMPYDFPGDPELAYAITHFADAHATFITAIDDAYLPIQYATVNLWKFLGEGLPGKRWLTIGVCQTGDMEDHFRLGRALADGIAATPGRRVLLIASGALSHTFWPLREIRDHESSDPRHIFTPEARAADEERIAWFKEGRHDKVLDTMDTFWTYRPEAKFFHYLMMAGALGERACVARARQYGAYENAVGTGQAHLWFDRPADGWTGAGSPASTTARTPHSPV from the coding sequence ATGGGTGAGATCGTCGGGGCCGGCCTGCTCGCCCATGTCCCCACCATCGTGCTCCCGGAGGAGACCCGGCGCGAGCTCAACGACGGCAAGGAGATCACCCTCGTCACCGGGCTCCGGCAGCTCCGCGAGGACGTCTTCGAGCGCGACGACTACGACACCGTCGTCGTCCTGGACTCCCACTGGGCCACCACGGTCGAGTTCGTCGTGACGGCCCAGCCGCGGCGCGCCGGGCTGTACACCTCCGAGGAGCTGCCGCGCGGCATGTGCCGGATGCCGTACGACTTCCCCGGCGACCCCGAACTCGCCTACGCCATCACGCACTTCGCCGACGCGCACGCCACCTTCATCACCGCGATCGACGACGCCTATCTGCCGATCCAGTACGCCACCGTCAACCTGTGGAAGTTCCTGGGCGAGGGCCTGCCCGGCAAGCGGTGGCTGACGATCGGGGTCTGCCAGACCGGCGACATGGAGGACCACTTCCGGCTGGGCCGGGCGCTCGCCGACGGCATCGCCGCCACACCCGGCCGCCGTGTTCTCCTGATCGCCTCCGGCGCCCTCTCGCACACCTTCTGGCCGCTGCGCGAGATCCGGGACCACGAGTCCAGCGACCCGCGCCATATCTTCACCCCCGAGGCGAGGGCGGCCGACGAGGAGCGCATCGCCTGGTTCAAGGAGGGCCGCCACGACAAGGTCCTCGACACCATGGACACGTTCTGGACGTACCGGCCCGAGGCGAAGTTCTTCCACTACCTGATGATGGCCGGTGCGCTCGGCGAGCGGGCGTGCGTCGCCCGCGCCCGCCAGTACGGCGCGTACGAGAACGCCGTCGGCACCGGTCAGGCCCACCTCTGGTTCGACCGCCCGGCCGACGGCTGGACCGGCGCCGGCTCGCCCGCCTCCACCACCGCGCGCACCCCGCACAGCCCCGTCTGA
- a CDS encoding pyridoxal-dependent decarboxylase produces the protein MDLNGWLATALASNADWAKTFGPYQAHPALAVDDDRFAAAFEVFTERLKDNYPFFHPRYAGQMLKPPHPAAVVGYLTAMLINPNNHALDGGPATADMEREAVQQLATMFGYDTHLGHLTTSGTIANLEALFVARELHPGKGVAYSTEAHYTHGRMCGVLGVEGHPVPIDDLGRMDLDALEELLRTGSVGTVVLTAGTTGFGAVEPIHEALALRERYGVRIHVDAAYGGFFTLLAGAEGPEGLPEEPWRAIAEADSIVVDPHKHGLQPYGCGAVLFRDPSVGRFYLHDSPYTYFTSEELHLGEISLECSRAGAAAAALWLTFQLIPPTREGLGQSLAAGRRAALRWAELIENSEHLELYQAPELDIVSYFPVTEAAALSQIDAASARILREGMTDGDPVFVSTVRLGADRLAALHPKLIRDADGARILRSVLMKPESESYVDQLHARLERLARG, from the coding sequence ATGGATCTGAACGGCTGGCTCGCCACGGCCCTGGCGTCGAACGCCGATTGGGCGAAGACCTTCGGCCCCTACCAGGCCCATCCGGCGCTGGCGGTGGACGACGACCGGTTCGCCGCCGCGTTCGAGGTCTTCACCGAGCGACTCAAGGACAACTACCCCTTCTTCCACCCCCGTTACGCGGGCCAGATGCTCAAGCCGCCGCATCCGGCGGCGGTCGTGGGCTACCTCACGGCGATGCTGATCAACCCCAACAACCACGCCCTGGACGGCGGCCCGGCCACCGCCGACATGGAGCGGGAAGCCGTCCAGCAGCTCGCCACGATGTTCGGCTACGACACCCATCTCGGGCACCTGACCACCAGCGGCACCATCGCCAACCTCGAGGCGCTCTTCGTGGCGCGCGAGCTGCACCCCGGCAAGGGCGTCGCGTACAGCACCGAGGCCCATTACACCCACGGCCGGATGTGCGGTGTCCTGGGCGTGGAGGGCCATCCGGTCCCGATCGACGACCTCGGCCGTATGGACCTCGACGCGCTGGAGGAGCTTCTGCGGACCGGCAGCGTCGGCACCGTCGTGCTCACGGCCGGCACCACCGGGTTCGGCGCCGTCGAGCCGATCCACGAGGCGCTGGCGCTGCGCGAGCGCTACGGTGTGCGCATCCACGTCGACGCCGCCTACGGCGGTTTCTTCACCCTGCTGGCCGGGGCGGAGGGTCCCGAGGGCCTGCCCGAGGAGCCGTGGCGGGCCATCGCCGAGGCCGATTCCATCGTCGTGGACCCGCATAAACACGGCCTCCAGCCGTATGGCTGCGGCGCCGTCCTGTTCCGTGACCCCTCGGTCGGCCGGTTCTATCTGCACGACTCTCCGTACACCTACTTCACCTCCGAGGAGCTGCACCTCGGTGAGATCAGCCTGGAGTGTTCGCGCGCGGGCGCGGCCGCCGCCGCCCTGTGGCTCACCTTCCAGCTGATACCGCCCACGCGCGAGGGGCTGGGGCAGTCGCTCGCGGCGGGTCGGCGCGCGGCCCTGCGCTGGGCGGAACTCATCGAGAATTCGGAGCACTTGGAGCTGTACCAGGCCCCGGAACTGGACATCGTCAGCTACTTCCCGGTGACCGAGGCCGCCGCGCTGTCGCAGATCGACGCGGCCAGCGCCCGGATCCTGCGGGAGGGGATGACGGACGGCGACCCGGTCTTCGTGAGCACGGTCCGCCTCGGCGCCGATCGCCTGGCGGCGCTCCATCCGAAGCTCATCCGGGACGCGGACGGTGCGCGCATCCTGCGCAGTGTGCTGATGAAGCCGGAGTCCGAGAGCTACGTCGACCAGCTCCACGCCCGCCTGGAGCGGCTCGCGCGTGGGTGA
- a CDS encoding 5-carboxymethyl-2-hydroxymuconate isomerase, with protein MPEYRRILLDGAVVETVREGDALVTGDGRRVTAQEARHLPPVVPSKVIAVHLNHLSRVAEFQSRLPAAPTYFHKPTSALNSHQGAVVRPEGCAWLNYEGEVAIVIGKTTRNIAPQQAAEHIAGYTIANDFGLHDFRDTDAGSMLRVKGSDTLCPLGPGLVTDWDFHGKYLRTYVNGRPAQDGSTDEMKWDMHYLVADIARTITLYPGDVLLSGTPANSRPVQPGDVVEVEVEGLGRLTNHIVTGPTPIRTDVGAQPTESEEVRSTALGGDWEFRGIRPPKRP; from the coding sequence ATGCCCGAATACCGCCGCATCCTCCTCGACGGCGCCGTGGTGGAGACCGTCCGCGAGGGCGACGCACTCGTCACGGGCGACGGTCGCCGCGTCACGGCCCAGGAGGCCCGGCATCTGCCGCCCGTGGTGCCCTCCAAGGTGATCGCCGTCCACCTCAACCACCTCAGCCGCGTCGCCGAGTTCCAGAGCCGGCTCCCCGCGGCCCCCACGTACTTCCACAAGCCGACCTCGGCGCTCAACTCCCACCAGGGCGCCGTCGTCCGCCCCGAGGGCTGCGCGTGGCTCAACTACGAGGGCGAGGTCGCCATCGTCATCGGGAAGACCACCCGGAACATCGCGCCCCAGCAGGCGGCGGAGCACATCGCCGGTTATACGATCGCCAATGACTTCGGCCTGCACGACTTCCGGGACACCGACGCCGGTTCGATGCTCCGCGTCAAGGGGTCCGACACCCTGTGCCCGCTGGGTCCGGGGCTCGTCACCGACTGGGACTTCCACGGCAAGTACCTGCGCACCTACGTCAACGGCAGGCCGGCGCAGGACGGCTCCACCGACGAGATGAAGTGGGACATGCACTACCTCGTCGCCGACATCGCCCGCACCATCACGCTCTACCCCGGCGACGTCCTGCTCTCCGGGACGCCCGCCAACTCCCGCCCCGTACAGCCCGGCGACGTCGTGGAGGTGGAGGTGGAGGGCCTGGGCCGGCTCACCAACCACATCGTCACCGGCCCGACCCCCATCCGCACCGACGTCGGCGCGCAGCCCACCGAGTCGGAGGAGGTCCGGTCCACCGCCCTCGGCGGCGACTGGGAGTTCCGCGGCATCCGCCCGCCCAAGCGGCCCTGA
- a CDS encoding ABC transporter permease has translation MLVHSRKARWAVWSVFLILFLPLFALPLLVVLGASFATHWSGVLPSGMTTANYQAATRGEALQALTTSLVTAVTASLLALAVGTWAALAAAGLKRRSRKVLDALFVLPVAVPSVVVGLAILVAFSQPPVLLNGTRWIVITAHTVLVTAFAHQSVAAAITRLDPAYEQAAASLGARPAAVLWRVRLPLLLPSLTAAVGLCFALSMGELSATMMLYPPDWTPLPVLIYAATDRGALFTGSAIAVVLMAATLLVLLAVSRIRTRASYR, from the coding sequence GTGCTGGTGCATAGCCGCAAGGCGAGATGGGCCGTGTGGAGCGTCTTCCTGATCCTCTTCCTGCCCCTCTTCGCCCTCCCGCTCCTCGTCGTCCTCGGCGCCTCCTTCGCCACCCACTGGTCCGGCGTCCTGCCCTCGGGAATGACCACCGCCAACTACCAGGCCGCCACCCGTGGCGAGGCCCTCCAGGCGCTCACCACCAGCCTGGTCACGGCGGTCACCGCGAGCCTGCTGGCGCTGGCCGTGGGCACCTGGGCCGCGCTCGCGGCGGCGGGCCTGAAGAGGCGGTCGCGCAAGGTCCTGGACGCCCTGTTCGTGCTGCCGGTCGCCGTCCCCTCCGTCGTCGTCGGCCTGGCGATCCTGGTGGCCTTCTCCCAGCCGCCGGTGCTCCTCAACGGCACCCGCTGGATCGTGATCACCGCCCACACCGTCCTGGTCACCGCCTTCGCCCACCAGTCGGTGGCCGCGGCGATCACCCGTCTGGACCCGGCGTACGAGCAGGCGGCGGCCTCGCTCGGCGCCCGCCCCGCCGCCGTGCTCTGGCGGGTCAGGCTGCCGCTGCTGCTGCCGTCCCTGACCGCGGCCGTCGGCCTCTGTTTCGCCCTGTCCATGGGCGAGTTGAGCGCCACGATGATGCTCTACCCGCCCGACTGGACCCCGCTGCCGGTCCTGATCTACGCCGCCACCGACCGCGGCGCCCTGTTCACCGGCTCCGCGATCGCCGTGGTCCTGATGGCGGCGACCCTGCTGGTGCTGCTCGCCGTCTCCCGGATCCGCACCCGGGCCTCCTACCGCTGA
- a CDS encoding haloacid dehalogenase encodes MTTPTDTTDTTGTIRLVALDMAGTTVADGGLVERAFDAASGELGVRPGTPDHAEKLAYVRATMGESKISVFRHLFGAEELAQRANAAFERAYGELVDGGLIAPVPGAREAIEELAADGRTVVLTTGFARVTQDAILDALGWRDLVPLTLCPADAGGRGRPYPDMVLEAFLRTRAAEDVAQVAVVGDTSYDMLSGVRAGAGLVAGVRTGAHGDEAFRAAGATHVLDSVADLPALLRGVG; translated from the coding sequence ATGACTACCCCGACCGATACCACCGATACCACCGGCACGATCCGCCTGGTGGCCCTCGACATGGCCGGCACCACCGTCGCCGACGGCGGCCTGGTCGAGCGCGCCTTCGACGCCGCCTCCGGTGAGCTGGGCGTCCGGCCCGGCACCCCCGACCACGCCGAGAAGCTCGCCTATGTCCGCGCCACCATGGGCGAGTCCAAGATCTCCGTCTTCCGCCATCTGTTCGGCGCCGAGGAGCTGGCGCAGCGCGCCAACGCCGCCTTCGAGCGGGCGTACGGCGAACTCGTCGACGGCGGTCTGATCGCACCCGTGCCCGGGGCCCGCGAGGCCATCGAGGAGCTGGCCGCCGACGGCCGTACCGTCGTCCTCACCACCGGCTTCGCCCGCGTCACCCAGGACGCCATCCTGGACGCGCTCGGCTGGCGCGACCTGGTGCCGCTCACCCTGTGCCCCGCCGACGCGGGCGGGCGCGGGCGGCCGTACCCGGACATGGTGCTGGAGGCGTTCCTGCGGACCAGGGCCGCCGAGGACGTGGCCCAGGTGGCCGTCGTCGGCGACACCTCCTACGACATGCTCAGCGGCGTCCGGGCCGGGGCGGGGCTGGTCGCCGGGGTGCGCACCGGGGCCCACGGCGACGAGGCGTTCCGCGCGGCCGGGGCGACCCACGTACTGGACTCGGTCGCCGACCTGCCCGCCCTGCTGCGGGGAGTCGGCTGA
- a CDS encoding phosphonate ABC transporter ATP-binding protein → MGIRFDAVTVAYDGNVVLDALDLTVAPGEVMALLGPSGSGKTTALRAVAGFVRPASGRVFLGDRDVTDLPPHRRGIGMVVQSYALFPHLRVEDNVAFGLKARKVPKAEIRARVAEALEMTGMAAYARRHPRELSGGQQQRVAIARALAIRPDVLLLDEPLSALDARLRSGMLAELARLHRELPEVSILYVTHDQVEALTLADRIAVMDKARLQACGTPRELYRAPADAFTASFVGNANLLPVTVGSAGVSFADAEIAVDTAGAVPGATATLCVRPHLVGIGAGPNRLTGTVAEIQWRGATHRLYVDVAGHRVMADVRELREPPAHGDPVTVHFAPEDAVLLTAGVSGHG, encoded by the coding sequence ATGGGCATCCGCTTCGACGCGGTCACCGTCGCCTACGACGGGAACGTCGTCCTGGACGCCCTCGACCTCACGGTGGCACCCGGCGAGGTCATGGCGCTGCTCGGGCCGTCCGGATCCGGCAAGACCACCGCGCTGCGGGCGGTCGCCGGGTTCGTACGGCCCGCCTCCGGGCGGGTCTTCCTCGGCGACCGCGACGTCACCGACCTGCCACCGCACCGGCGGGGCATCGGGATGGTCGTCCAGAGTTACGCGCTCTTCCCGCATCTGCGGGTCGAGGACAACGTCGCGTTCGGCCTCAAGGCCCGCAAGGTGCCCAAGGCCGAGATCCGGGCCCGGGTCGCCGAGGCGCTGGAGATGACCGGCATGGCCGCCTACGCCCGCCGCCACCCGCGCGAGCTGTCCGGCGGCCAGCAGCAGCGCGTGGCCATCGCCCGCGCGCTCGCCATCCGCCCGGACGTCCTCCTCCTCGACGAGCCGCTGTCCGCGCTCGACGCCCGGCTCCGCTCCGGCATGCTGGCCGAACTCGCCCGGCTGCACCGGGAGTTGCCCGAGGTGTCGATCCTGTACGTCACCCATGACCAGGTCGAGGCGCTCACCCTCGCCGACCGGATCGCGGTGATGGACAAGGCCCGGCTCCAGGCGTGCGGCACCCCGCGGGAGCTGTACCGGGCCCCGGCCGACGCGTTCACCGCCTCCTTCGTCGGCAACGCCAATCTGCTGCCGGTGACGGTCGGTTCCGCGGGCGTGTCCTTCGCCGACGCCGAGATCGCGGTCGACACGGCGGGGGCCGTACCGGGCGCGACCGCCACCCTGTGCGTACGCCCCCATCTGGTCGGCATCGGTGCGGGCCCCAACCGGCTCACCGGCACGGTGGCGGAGATCCAGTGGCGGGGCGCCACCCACCGGCTGTACGTCGATGTGGCAGGGCACCGGGTGATGGCCGACGTGCGGGAGCTGCGCGAGCCACCGGCCCATGGCGACCCCGTGACCGTGCACTTCGCGCCCGAGGACGCCGTGCTGCTGACCGCCGGGGTGAGCGGCCATGGCTAG
- a CDS encoding ABC transporter permease produces the protein MASATLSTPAKARPRAAAWAWAWALPPVGLLALVFLYPLALVVQQSVRPDTGGTSVQAYADVFASEAFREALWTTVWLAAASTAGCLVLGFVLALIIAFVPFPGARAAARFIDVFLSFPSFLITLALLFVYGSTGMANGLWTDVTGAGEGPFQFLTTPWGVLLAEITYFTPFVVRPLLAAFSQLDTAQLEAASSLGARAPRIIRQLILPEALPALAAGGSLVLVLCLNEFGIVLFTGAKGVTTLPMLVYGKAILESDYPGACVVAVVNVLISVGLYGLYRVVSRRAGA, from the coding sequence ATGGCTAGCGCGACCCTGAGCACTCCGGCCAAGGCCCGGCCCCGCGCGGCGGCCTGGGCCTGGGCGTGGGCGCTGCCGCCCGTCGGCCTCCTCGCCCTGGTCTTCCTCTATCCGCTGGCCCTCGTCGTCCAGCAGTCCGTACGGCCCGACACCGGTGGCACCTCCGTCCAGGCGTACGCCGACGTCTTCGCCTCGGAGGCGTTCCGCGAGGCGCTGTGGACCACCGTGTGGCTGGCGGCGGCCTCGACCGCCGGATGCCTGGTGCTCGGCTTCGTGCTGGCGCTGATCATCGCCTTCGTGCCCTTCCCGGGGGCACGGGCCGCCGCACGCTTCATCGATGTCTTCCTGTCCTTCCCGTCCTTCCTGATCACCCTCGCCCTGCTGTTCGTCTACGGCTCGACCGGCATGGCCAACGGTCTGTGGACGGATGTCACCGGCGCCGGTGAGGGGCCCTTCCAGTTCCTCACCACACCCTGGGGCGTACTGCTCGCCGAGATCACGTACTTCACGCCGTTCGTGGTGCGTCCGCTGCTCGCCGCGTTCTCCCAGCTCGACACCGCGCAGCTGGAGGCGGCCAGTTCGCTCGGCGCCCGGGCGCCCCGGATCATCCGGCAGCTCATCCTGCCCGAGGCACTGCCCGCCCTCGCGGCGGGCGGCAGCCTGGTCCTGGTGCTGTGCCTCAACGAGTTCGGCATCGTGCTCTTCACCGGCGCCAAGGGCGTCACGACCCTGCCGATGCTCGTCTACGGCAAGGCCATCCTGGAGTCCGACTACCCGGGCGCCTGCGTGGTCGCCGTCGTCAACGTCCTGATCTCCGTGGGCCTCTACGGCCTCTACCGGGTGGTGAGCCGCCGTGCTGGTGCATAG
- a CDS encoding acetoacetate decarboxylase — protein sequence MTGVHGYFPPKTATGASALIPSPPWHYSGDLLTIEYRTDPARVRELLPEPLEPAAEDPGAVALIWADWQSCATGGRELLDPVLSQYKETFAVVRCAYRGRTYSRCVYIWVDKDFAIARGLHQGYPKKLGSIHQTRPHPYGPAPRIEAGARFGATLAAADRRLAQAVVTLREPSETGGFVNGHPMAHHRWLPSIENGKGLALDELVESGAASFEGGRPWVGDAELELFEAPTEELARLEIHEPIAAYYRQVGVVWDGGRLLESGTSGAR from the coding sequence ATGACCGGCGTCCACGGCTACTTCCCGCCCAAGACCGCCACCGGCGCCTCGGCCCTCATCCCCTCCCCGCCGTGGCACTACTCCGGCGACCTGCTCACCATCGAGTACCGCACCGACCCGGCGCGCGTACGCGAACTGCTGCCCGAGCCGTTGGAGCCGGCCGCCGAGGATCCGGGAGCGGTCGCGCTGATCTGGGCCGACTGGCAGTCCTGCGCGACCGGCGGGCGGGAGCTGCTGGACCCGGTGCTCTCCCAGTACAAGGAGACCTTCGCGGTCGTCCGCTGCGCCTACCGGGGCCGGACGTACTCCCGCTGTGTCTACATCTGGGTCGACAAGGACTTCGCGATCGCCCGCGGGCTGCATCAGGGATATCCGAAGAAGCTCGGCTCCATCCATCAGACCCGCCCGCACCCGTACGGGCCCGCCCCGCGCATCGAGGCGGGAGCCCGGTTCGGCGCGACCCTCGCCGCGGCCGACCGGCGCCTCGCCCAGGCCGTGGTGACCCTGCGCGAGCCGTCGGAGACCGGCGGCTTCGTCAACGGCCACCCCATGGCCCACCACCGCTGGCTGCCCTCGATCGAGAACGGCAAGGGGCTCGCCCTCGACGAGCTGGTCGAGTCCGGCGCCGCCTCCTTCGAGGGCGGGCGGCCATGGGTCGGCGACGCCGAGCTGGAGCTGTTCGAGGCGCCCACCGAGGAGCTGGCCCGGCTGGAGATCCACGAGCCGATCGCCGCGTACTACCGCCAGGTCGGCGTGGTCTGGGACGGCGGCCGGCTGCTGGAGTCCGGCACCTCCGGGGCCCGGTAG